Proteins encoded together in one Oncorhynchus kisutch isolate 150728-3 unplaced genomic scaffold, Okis_V2 scaffold3827, whole genome shotgun sequence window:
- the LOC116371930 gene encoding uncharacterized protein LOC116371930 encodes MGLDGLLSSSAWSEAASFSTPTTQQFTDPEPEGHNCYEGWEEDLLPEEREVPLLNLYLTTKRVEDIALRLVSLRQAFTTLLGSTLSRNHLFVAGKVLLGGLVQANHMDEAKFIRTYNNFVDYLSDPSKRNDIERELAEAKIHHVNMIDVLFELVLFGLMTAQKSLMVHPGGFVERLYALLYSFLPTAANMESEADRYLLLLNVRVKRLLPVYFHILSVLPVYFHIHG; translated from the exons ATGGGGCTGGACGGGCTTCTCTCCTCTTCAGCGTGGTCGGAGGctgcctccttctctactcccaccactcagcagttcactgacccagagcctgagggccacaactgctatgag ggctgggaggaggacctgctgcctgaggagagggaggttcctctgctaaa CCTCTACCTTACCACCAAGAGAGTGGAGGACATCGCCCTGAGGCTCGTCTCCTTGCGCCAGGCCTTCACT aCCCTGCTTGGTTCCACCCTGAGCAGGAACCATCTGTTTGTGGCGGGAAAGGTCCTCCTGGGCGGCCTTGTTCAGGCCAACCACATG GACGAGGCCAAATTCATCCGTACCTATAACAACTTTGTGGACTACCTGAGTGACCCCTCCAAGCGGAATGACATTGAGAGGGAGCTGGCTGAGGCAAAG ATCCATCATGTGAACATGATAGATGTCCTCTTTGAGCTGGTGCTGTTTGGGTTGATGACAGCTCAGAAGTCCCTGATGGTG caccctggtgggttcgtggagcgtctgtacgctctcctgtactccttcctgCCCACTGCTGCCAACATGGAGTCAGAGGCTGATAGATACCTGCTGCTGCTCAATGTAAGAGTCAAGAGGTTACTTCCTGTTTACTTCCATATTCTTAGTGTACTTCCTGTTTACTTCCATATTCATGGTTAA